In a genomic window of Ipomoea triloba cultivar NCNSP0323 chromosome 3, ASM357664v1:
- the LOC116013413 gene encoding uncharacterized protein LOC116013413, producing MKRMAAEGKVDGKKLKNTSPPVPPPLPRFLITTKAAVKPKTPSSVTNQEIAKFWRQKRMAEESHFLAAIKAAARIRAQNLSEDEYKAFEESLQEGGSDENAKIIIKPDKTEQEIRVGIKDWWTKSRYAYLNQPAIKSMDKRYSTYISQLTCYTTAPPRATTTFSVF from the exons ATGAAGCGAATGGCAGCAGAAGGCAAGGTCGATGGGAAAAAGTTAAAGAACACGAGCCCTCCAGTTCCACCACCATTGCCCAGGTTTCTGATTACAACAAAAGCAGCGGTTAAGCCAAAGACTCCATCGAGCGTGACAAACCAAGAGATTGCAAAGTTTTGGAGGCAGAAGCGCATGGCCGAAGAAAGTCACTTCCTTGCAGCTATCAAGGCTGCAGCTCGAATCAGAGCACAGAATCTCTCG GAGGATGAGTACAAGGCATTTGAAGAATCGTTGCAGGAGGGTGGCAGTGACGAGAATGCCAAGATCATCATCAAGCCAGATAAAACCGAGCAGGAGATCAGAGTGGGGATCAAGGACTG GTGGACAAAGAGCAGGTACGCGTACTTGAACCAACCAGCGATCAAGTCAATGGATAAACGCTATTCCACATACATTTCACAGCTCACTTGTTACACGACAGCTCCTCCTCGGGCTACAACCACCTTCAGCGTTTTCTAG
- the LOC116013415 gene encoding uncharacterized protein LOC116013415 produces MASIYNCKECETNLNLHTIHLYPPDFYFEAGNKGTLSFSALDSSKFRFEKEDKIIPFFETINYWGIQRKRTKIKCVNCGKLVGYVYDDGPPMTDSPGQFHFGPSQVIPRAPRYRFKNKALRITSET; encoded by the coding sequence ATGGCATCCATCTACAACTGCAAAGAGTGCGAAACAAACCTAAACCTCCACACCATTCACCTCTACCCTCCCGATTTCTACTTCGAGGCCGGCAacaaaggcaccctctcattctCCGCCCTCGATTCCTCCAAATTCCGCTTCGAAAAGGAGGATAAGATCATCCCCTTCTTCGAGACCATCAACTACTGGGGGATCCAGAGGAAGCGGACCAAGATCAAGTGCGTCAACTGCGGGAAGCTCGTCGGATATGTCTACGACGACGGCCCGCCCATGACTGACAGTCCGGGCCAGTTTCACTTCGGGCCTAGCCAGGTCATTCCCAGGGCTCCGAGGTATAGGTTCAAGAACAAGGCTTTGAGAATCACTTCTGAGACTTGA
- the LOC116014206 gene encoding probable prolyl 4-hydroxylase 10: MAAKGKSSRLPPRKTTLSWATVFTALIMVAFFVLIILALGILSTSRESPRAHDLSTIARSAMEREDDGDKGDRWVEVVSWEPRAFIYHNFLSKDECEYLISLAKPSMKNSTVVDNETGKSKDSRVRTSTGTFLTRGGDQVITNIEKRISHFTHIPVENGESLQVLHYEVGQKYEPHYDYFADEFNIKNGGQRIATLLMYLSDVEEGGETVFPDAKGNVSAVPWWDELSECGKSGLSIKPKMGDALLFWSMKPDASPDPSSLHGGCPVIKGNKWSSTKWMRFHEYEL; this comes from the exons ATGGCGGCGAAGGGGAAGAGCAGCCGATTGCCGCCGAGGAAAACCACGTTGTCGTGGGCGACGGTGTTCACTGCGCTGATAATGGTTGCCTTTTTCGTTTTAATTATCCTCGCTTTAGGGATTCTCTCGACGTCTAGAGAGTCCCCGAGAGCGCACGATCTCAGCACAATCGCGCGCAGCGCGATGGAGAG GGAAGATGATGGCGATAAAGGAGATAGGTGGGTTGAAGTGGTTTCCTGGGAGCCTAGAGCCTTTATCTATCATAATTTCTTG TCGAAGGATGAATGTGAATATTTAATTAGCCTTGCTAAGCCCAGTATGAAAAACTCAACGGTTGTCGACAATGAAACTGGCAAGAGCAAAGATAGCAG GGTGCGGACAAGCACGGGAACATTTCTAACCAGAGGAGGTGATCAAGTAATCACTAACATCGAAAAAAGAATTTCACATTTCACTCACATACCTGTAG AAAATGGCGAAAGCCTTCAAGTTCTCCACTATGAAGTGGGCCAGAAGTATGAACCCCACTATGATTACTTTGCTGATGAGTTTAATATTAAGAATGGGGGTCAACGAATAGCCACGCTTCTCATGTACCT GTCTGATGTTGAAGAAGGAGGGGAAACAGTTTTCCCTGACGCCAAGGGTAATGTTAGTGCCGTCCCTTGGTGGGATGAGCTATCTGAATGTGGAAAAAGCGGATTGTCTATAAAACCAAAAATGGGCGATGCATTGCTTTTCTGGAGCATGAAACCAGACGCAAGTCCAGATCCATCCAGTTTGCACG GTGGTTGCCCCGTTATAAAGGGTAACAAATGGTCATCTACAAAATGGATGCGCTTCCACGAGTATGAATTATAA